In Desulfurococcaceae archaeon MEX13E-LK6-19, the genomic window CTGATTTAAACGATATAGTCTCTATCGCAAATAACCTATAACACCCAGTTGTAGAACACTTAGTATAACGAGTACACGTTGGTGTTCAGGTCAACCAGTAGAACTATCAAGGTGGCATGAACATGAAGGTCTATAGGATACTAGTCATAGGAGATACACACATACCCGACAGAGCGTCAGCAGTAGATCCGAGAATAAGATCTGATATAGAGTCCGACAAACCTTACGATGTAGTCGTGTTTACGGGAGACTTTACTAGCGAGAACGTTGTTGCTTGGGTTGAAGGTCTTGGTAAAGATGTCTATTACGTACAAGGAAACATGGACTATCTAGACTTACCTAAGACCCAGAAATTCGTCCTAGCAGGCATAAAGATAGGTGTACATCATGGTGACGGGGTTTACCCTAGAGGGAATATAAGGCAGCTAAGCAGGATAGCCAAAGAACTGGATGTTAACCTGCTTTTCAGTGGTCATACACATAGTCCATTCATCAAACTTGATGAGGAGAATATGATCTTACATGTTAATCCAGGGAGCCTGACGGGAGTATGGGGTGGTGGAGGAGGATTAATGGTGCCTACATACATTAAGGCTTATCTCTATGACTCCGAACTAGAGTTGAGACTATTCATCTTAAGGGGGTTGGAGATAGAGCTTATGAAAAAACATGTCTATAAATGGGATGGGTCTAGGTGGATTCTTGTTTCTTCTTAACTATTAATACTGGCCCATCCTTCTTTACAACAACTATTTTCTCGCCGACATCGATTTTTTCATCACTGCGTGCACGCCAGTATTCTCCCTGAACTAAAACAAACCCTTCTCTCCCTGGTTCAATGGGTTCTACACACTTACCTTCAAGGCCGACCATACCTATCTTCAATACGGGCGGTTTTCTCTTAGCTTGAATTATCTTATACAATACAAAACCCATGAAGGCTCCTAGTACTATTCCTGTTGTTATGCCTGTCCAGAAGAGCATTCTTTGGTACTCTGGCGAGACGAACCATGATGGATTAAGGTAGGGCATTAACGCTATCCCCAAGGCTATAAGTATTATGCCGCTGAAGCCGAGTATACCGAATCTGGGTGTAACAAGCTCTATAGCTAAAGCTATGGCACCTATCAGCATAAGTGTTAAGCTAATATAGTTGGCGTTATATCCAGCACCTAGAAGACTCAATATTATTAATCCTATGGCAAGAGGTAAGATAACGTAGTGCCCACTTATGACACCTATTATTAGAAGCAGAATACCAAGAGTACCTATAAGCCCATTAATTATAGGGTCTGAGAACACACGAATTACTTGTGTTCTGAGACTGCCACTATAGTATTCCACGTGAGCGTTTTCAGTATTCAATACAACGGTTTCACCGTTATCTAAAGTTACAGTATATCCATTTAACTTTTGGATTAGCTCATCAAGAGATCTTGCAACGAATTCTATAACATTATATTTTAGTGCATCATTCGCATCTAGATTAAGATTCTCTAAAACAAAGGCTCGTGCTGCAGAAACATTTCTACCACGATCTTTCGCCAACGTAGTAGCCATCTCTAGTACAGGGTTTATTATCTTGCTTTCATTAACAGTAGTGTATTCTCCTGTAGCAGGATTATAGTACACTGGTTGAAGCGATCCAATTATAGTGCCGGGAGCCATAGCAGCTACATGGCATGCCAGTAATATTAGTGTACCAGCACTCCAAGCTCCTTTTCCTGGCGGGTACACGTATCCTACAACAGGGACTTTACTAGTTCTTATTAATGATATAATGTTGAATGTTGCATCAAGAAGCCCCCCAGGGGTATCAAGTACTATAATCAATATACCGTCTACTTCTTCGGCTCTAGCAATAGCTTCTTGGACAAGCTCCTGGACACCATAGTCTATTCCGCCACTTATGTTAACAACTATGATGTGATTACTTGTTTTCCTAGCATTGTATTGGAGTTGAGTTGTTGACAACGTTGTGCTTGAAAGCAATAAGAGTACAAATAGCAATGTGATAAAAAATATGAACTTCTTTTTCATCAAGGTCACCGCCTGCGAGACTAACTGGACTCACCCTTGCTTTGCTGTTTAGATAAAGCTGTTACCAATCCTATATCTGTTCCTAAGTGCCCTAATGTGACTGGTGCAATAACGATCATGTTTCTCTCTCTAGCGACCTCGACTAGGGTCTGGAGCTCACGTAGTTTCAACGCCATTGGGTGCCTCTCATAGAAGGCGGCTGCTTCAGCCATTCTTGAAGCGGCTTGTTTCTCACCTTCAGCTTCAATGATCCTGCTTCTTCTCCATCTCTCTGCCTCAGCCTGCTTAGCCATTGCTCGAAGTATGCTCTCAGGAAGACGTACTTGTTTAAGTGTTACAGCGGTTACCTTGATACCCCATGGGTCGGTTATTTCATCTAGGATCTTCTGTATTTTCTTGTTGATTTCTTCTCTACGTGAAAGTATGTCGTCTAGCTCAACGGAGCCAACGATATCTCTTAGAGTAGTCTGGGCCATCATCAATACAGCGTAGTGGTAGTTCTCTACGGTAGTCACTGCTTTTATGGGATCTATAACCCTGTAATAAACAACAGCGTCAACACTGACTGTGACGTTGTCCTTGGTTATAACTTGTTGCTCGGGGACATCGACTGCTGTTACACGTAAGTCTATTTTAATGAAATTGTCTGCGAAAGGTATGATGAAGAATAAGCCGGGGCCTTTTGCCCCCAATAACCTGCCAAGTCTAAATATTACTGCTCTCTCATACTCTCTCACAATTTTAATGCTCATCGAGAGGAATATCAGTACGATTATCAGTACGATTATGATTGCTGGTAGAGTCTCGGTTATCTGCAGGAGAACTAGAAGTGTTGTTAAGAATAGGTTTATTATACTCATATTCTACACCAGTTATCCCACATTTTAGTTCGTTAAAATATATCATTGTAACTATAGGATATTATATTTAATCTTAATCACCTTGAAACAACAGCTCTAAATGCTTGCCGAGATGTTATAACAATATTTTATCCTTAAGGAAAAATAGTAAGTGGTTAGAAGACATAGGGTTGGTACAATGACTAATACTAGGAGGAGCCGTGGGTTCAGTAGAGAACGAGAACTAGTTAGAACTCTATGGAAGCATGGATTCGCTGTAATGAGAGCACCGGCAAGTGGTGCGAAATCTAGGAGGGTAAAGTACCCTGATATTGTCGCTATGAAGAATGGGCATATTTTCGTCATAGAGGTTAAGACTAAGGACAAGCCTGGGCATATTTATATTGAGAAACACCAGATTGACAAGGTTAGAGAGTTTAGTGAAAGAGCTGGAGGAAAAGGATTCATAGCAGTTAAGATAATGGATGGGCGTGGATGGAGGTTTATTCCATTAGAAAAACTTGTAGAGACCCCCGGGGGAAACTATAAAGTTCCCTTAGAAGAGCTGGACAATGCCCTCGATCTTAAAGGATTTATTAAGTTGGCTGATTCCTCTAGAAAAATCACTGAATGGATATAAGTAATGTTATATAAACCTTAGTTTTATGGCTACACCATACTTCTCTTCCAGCTTCTTAATCCTCTTTACTTTCTTGTTAAATGACTTTATCATGTTTCTTGGTATCAATACTACTACTGTTGAATCCTCAATGCTAACCTCTGCTCCTGGGAGAATCTTCTGGATGAGTGTAGCTACTTTATCTACATTGGCTCCAGTAGGCTTGAACCTCTTGACGGGCACTACTACGGTTTGTTCACCAAACGTATAGATCTCGTACTCGAGCTCACCTGTAAGGAAGTCTCTTACTTCTATTACTGGTCTAGCTAGGTCTGCTTCACGCAGACCTGTTGGTAGCTTTACTGTCATCTTGACTTCATAGACTTTGTCTACTTGACCGTTTCTTATGAAAATAACTGTGTCGATAAGACTTGGTATCATGCCTAGTTCTACTCTTCCTATAAATCTTTGTATAGCGTCTATAGGTGTTGTAGCGTGTACAACACCTATCATGCCTATGCCAGCTAGTCTCAAATCGGCATAGAGTTTGAAGTCCTCGTCACTCCTCATTTCATCAAATACTGTGTAATCGGGTCTGCTTAGCAGGAGTATGTCATGGAGCTCTCCTAGGTCTGCATAGTTTTTACTATACTGTGTTACTTTGGGTGGTAGCTGCATGTCTCTAGGGGACTCAATGGTCTTAACGATCTTTCCTTTCTCCATATAGTATTCTGCTAGTGCTTGGGCAAACGTGGTTTTGCCCATACCTGGTGCTCCAGCAATAAGTATTCCCTCGGCTTTTTCTTCAAGTCTCTTTAATAGTTTGGGTGGTAAGTTGTAATCTTCTAATCTAAGCTTCTTTAATGGTCTGACAGCAGTGATTTCCCATCCATCGCTGAGCGGTGGGCGTGTTATGACTATTCTGTATCTACCAAGCTGAATTATAGTTGATCCTGAACGATCTATTTCTATGAAGCCATCAGGTCTTCTACGTGCTTCTTCTATAATCTCTCTTGCAATAGCTTCAATCTCTTCTCTGGATAGAGGCCTTTTATCCAGGACAACATACTCCCAATCGCCGGGTCTACCCTTCTTAGCTATGGGTGGCACGTCCTCCTTTAAGTGAATACTCATTGTCGTCTCATCGAAGAACTCTTCGAGCTTTAGTCTAGTGATTTTCTCGGGTGGTATGAATATTACTTTTAAACCCATAGCCTCGGCTACAAGAGCTTGTACACGGTCTCCAGTTATAAGTGTGCCACCAACCTCGTAAGCATAGTCTCTTATGAGAGCATCTATTGCTCCCAAGCCAGCCATTCTTATATCATAGGGGCGAGGCTTTTCTCCAGCAATTTCCACTGATATGAGTCCCTTCTCCGCGTAGCTCCGGATTCTCTTAATCTCATTTAAACCAGCATAACCAGTGGCTCTACCCTGATTAGCTTGATGCTCTAGTTCTGCCAGAACGGCTTTATGTATGATTATTCTACCACGGATCTTTCCTTCTTCAATAAGCCTACTAACAGCTCCCTCTATCAACGCGCTAGTGTCCGGGACATAGATTTCTTCTCCAGCAACACCTATACTCACAGCCAACACAATACACCCAGTCGTGCTCCCAAGAATATAGGTTCACTCCCTAATATAACTAGATGTAGAACCTACATTATTAAAGAAACATGCTGTCAATGAATAATAGAAATAACAGTTGTTATCGGTTAACAACACTCCTGGTAAACCAATAGAACATTATGAAAGGTAGAAGTAGTAAGACTATGATTATAGCAAGTAGTATCAATGGACT contains:
- a CDS encoding YfcE family phosphodiesterase produces the protein MKVYRILVIGDTHIPDRASAVDPRIRSDIESDKPYDVVVFTGDFTSENVVAWVEGLGKDVYYVQGNMDYLDLPKTQKFVLAGIKIGVHHGDGVYPRGNIRQLSRIAKELDVNLLFSGHTHSPFIKLDEENMILHVNPGSLTGVWGGGGGLMVPTYIKAYLYDSELELRLFILRGLEIELMKKHVYKWDGSRWILVSS
- a CDS encoding nodulation protein NfeD, giving the protein MKKKFIFFITLLFVLLLLSSTTLSTTQLQYNARKTSNHIIVVNISGGIDYGVQELVQEAIARAEEVDGILIIVLDTPGGLLDATFNIISLIRTSKVPVVGYVYPPGKGAWSAGTLILLACHVAAMAPGTIIGSLQPVYYNPATGEYTTVNESKIINPVLEMATTLAKDRGRNVSAARAFVLENLNLDANDALKYNVIEFVARSLDELIQKLNGYTVTLDNGETVVLNTENAHVEYYSGSLRTQVIRVFSDPIINGLIGTLGILLLIIGVISGHYVILPLAIGLIILSLLGAGYNANYISLTLMLIGAIALAIELVTPRFGILGFSGIILIALGIALMPYLNPSWFVSPEYQRMLFWTGITTGIVLGAFMGFVLYKIIQAKRKPPVLKIGMVGLEGKCVEPIEPGREGFVLVQGEYWRARSDEKIDVGEKIVVVKKDGPVLIVKKKQEST
- a CDS encoding slipin family protein, which gives rise to MSIINLFLTTLLVLLQITETLPAIIIVLIIVLIFLSMSIKIVREYERAVIFRLGRLLGAKGPGLFFIIPFADNFIKIDLRVTAVDVPEQQVITKDNVTVSVDAVVYYRVIDPIKAVTTVENYHYAVLMMAQTTLRDIVGSVELDDILSRREEINKKIQKILDEITDPWGIKVTAVTLKQVRLPESILRAMAKQAEAERWRRSRIIEAEGEKQAASRMAEAAAFYERHPMALKLRELQTLVEVARERNMIVIAPVTLGHLGTDIGLVTALSKQQSKGESS
- a CDS encoding Holliday junction resolvase, which gives rise to MTNTRRSRGFSRERELVRTLWKHGFAVMRAPASGAKSRRVKYPDIVAMKNGHIFVIEVKTKDKPGHIYIEKHQIDKVREFSERAGGKGFIAVKIMDGRGWRFIPLEKLVETPGGNYKVPLEELDNALDLKGFIKLADSSRKITEWI
- the tadA gene encoding Flp pilus assembly complex ATPase component TadA; this encodes MSIGVAGEEIYVPDTSALIEGAVSRLIEEGKIRGRIIIHKAVLAELEHQANQGRATGYAGLNEIKRIRSYAEKGLISVEIAGEKPRPYDIRMAGLGAIDALIRDYAYEVGGTLITGDRVQALVAEAMGLKVIFIPPEKITRLKLEEFFDETTMSIHLKEDVPPIAKKGRPGDWEYVVLDKRPLSREEIEAIAREIIEEARRRPDGFIEIDRSGSTIIQLGRYRIVITRPPLSDGWEITAVRPLKKLRLEDYNLPPKLLKRLEEKAEGILIAGAPGMGKTTFAQALAEYYMEKGKIVKTIESPRDMQLPPKVTQYSKNYADLGELHDILLLSRPDYTVFDEMRSDEDFKLYADLRLAGIGMIGVVHATTPIDAIQRFIGRVELGMIPSLIDTVIFIRNGQVDKVYEVKMTVKLPTGLREADLARPVIEVRDFLTGELEYEIYTFGEQTVVVPVKRFKPTGANVDKVATLIQKILPGAEVSIEDSTVVVLIPRNMIKSFNKKVKRIKKLEEKYGVAIKLRFI